A region of Silurus meridionalis isolate SWU-2019-XX chromosome 15, ASM1480568v1, whole genome shotgun sequence DNA encodes the following proteins:
- the arid6 gene encoding AT-rich interaction domain 6 — protein MEQQDEQKEKKRERTESMTEESFLKDIYFFMKQRDTPIERIPHLGFKQINLYMMFKAVMELGGYHQVTAQQLWKKVYNILGGNPRSTSAATCTRRHYEKLLLPYEYHLAGYGDEIPITLPRQRKRFHPDEEYTEASKRADFTHLHQFNQYLPPGPISLPSYLAVSLPSIPPLSSPVHARPMMPYVPLPSAPAPAQKGNVEQSLEYLRHLAQEFKSSSGWTEPLNLSKKQGSLETSRNIPSSFTSPSTKKKEPKFLNEAPRLQQGNQLGICEAPAPAVRNQASRNETDVNNLTSCSSSPNLWKVAPKSPPSSTPSPSPSHRPPPPHHLPHPPPPPPHLLPPPPPLPPHLPPQRPNYPCTVQAKLTTQQSLQVPVSKSGSSTTSQMNPGPTNSTYPSDPYGGMEIQIPLSLLQNLIKEGLILNTASHQPNPKPNETPSVPERTTAETNPDQPADLSLKNQTRNISMSEISINASKSVNGCQAPESKHFSLKLLQTPEIAKLPVYSHASHLKFPPRVFQEPQMYSKQVPSVPVRSPDQAGFKFPAYGRDAGQIGSINSGMRSEKTTLSPSLDKIKPPSGSFVQLNPEHLKRLFSGSQFRLESGKIC, from the exons ATGGAGCAACAGGatgaacagaaagagaaaaagagagagagaacagagagcATGACGGAGGAGAGCTTCCTCAAAGACATCTATTTCTTTATGAAGCAGAGAGACACACCGATAGAGAGAATCCCTCACCTCGGCTTTAaacaga TTAATCTGTACATGATGTTTAAAGCAGTGATGGAGTTGGGGGGATATCACCAG GTAACTGCACAGCAGCTCTGGAAGAAGGTCTACAACATTCTGGGAGGAAACCCTCGGAGCACCAGTGCAGCCACGTGCACACGGCGGCATTATGAAAA ACTCCTTCTTCCATATGAGTATCATTTGGCTGGATATGGAGACGAGATTCCCATCACACTACCTCGACAGCGCAAACGCTTCCACCCTGACGAAGAGTACACTGAGGCCTCCAAACGTGCAGacttcacacacttacaccagTTTaatcag TACCTCCCACCTGGCCCCATATCTCTACCCAGCTACCTGGCCGTGTCTTTGCCCTCCATCCCACCTCTCAGCTCTCCGGTTCACGCTCGGCCCATGATGCCCTACGTACCTCTTCcttctgctcctgctcctgcacAGAAGGGAAATGTTGAACAATCACTGGAGTACCTGCGGCACCTCGCTCAGGAGTTCAAGTCATCCTCGGGATGGACGGAGCCTCTGAACCTCAGCAAGAAACAGGGCAGTCTGGAGACCTCCAGGAACATTCCTTCATCATTCACGTCCCCCAGCACAAAAAAGAAGGAACCTAAATTCTTAAATGAAGCTCCACGGCTTCAACAAGGCAATCAGTTAGGAATCTGTGAAGCTCCTGCACCAGCAGTCAGAAATCAGGCCAGCAGGAATGAAACAGATGTGAACAACCTCACATCTTGTTCTAGCAGTCCAAACTTGTGGAAAGTGGCTCCAAAATCTCCTCCGTCTTCtactccttctccttctccttctcatcGTCCTCCTCCCCCTCATCATctccctcatcctcctcctcctcctccccatctccttcctcctcctcctcctcttcctccccaTCTCCCTCCTCAAAGGCCAAATTATCCTTGCACAGTCCAAGCTAAACTCACAACACAACAAAGTCTACAAGTCCCAGTGTCCAAATCAGGCTCCTCTACCACATCTCAGATGAACCCAGGACCCACAAACTCGACTTATCCATCAGACCCATATGGTGGAATGGAGATCCAAATCCCGTTGTCTTTACTCCAGAATTTGATCAAAGAAGGTCTCATTTTGAACACAGCATCTCACCAACCAAATCCCAAACCAAATGAAACTCCATCGGTGCCTGAAAGAACAACCGCTGAAACTAACCCTGACCAGCCTGCAGATCTGAGCTTGAAGAACCAAACAAGGAACATCAGCATGAGTGAAATCAGCATAAATGCTAGCAAGAGCGTTAATGGATGCCAGGCACCTGAAAGCAAACATTTCTCTCTGAAGCTCTTGCAAACACCTGAAATAGCCaagcttcctgtttacagtcACGCTTCTCACCTTAAATTCCCACCAAGAGTTTTTCAGGAGCCACAAATGTACTCAAAGCAAGTTCCTTCAGTTCCTGTGAGAAGCCCAGATCAAGCAGGCTTCAAATTCCCAGCCTATGGTAGAGATGCAGGCCAGATTGGATCCATCAACTCTGGAATGAGGTCAGAGAAAACAACACTCAGCCCTTCGTTGGATAAAATTAAACCACCTTCAGGATCCTTCGTCCAGCTTAATCCAGAGCATCTGAAACGTCTGTTCTCAGGCTCACAGTTTAGACTTGAGAGTGGAAAAATATGCTAA